The DNA segment AGCTTATCCGCCTGCTCCGCCTGTGCTTTCGGCAGCTCGAGGAGTCTGGCTCCCGTCGCCGATCGTCGGACCCTAAGGCCGCCACAGATTCCAATATCCTGAAGCTTAACGCCCTGCTCCGCGCGCTCCAGTATGTGAGCGTATGTAACGCCCTTCTCCTGCGCATCCGGCTGCAGAGTGACCATTACTGCAGCCCTGCGAGGAGCAACCAGCCTCGGTTTGGCCACCGGCGGAGCCTTCGCCACTGTTGATGGTACTGTGGCGGACGCTGCGGCCGAGGGGGAAGCCTTTTTCTTCTTTCCCTTTTTAACCACGGTGGACCATGATGTCTCCTGGGCCTCCCGTGGTTGGGACTCCGACGTGGTCGGGGTGGCTGATAGGCACGTAGTCGGTGCCAGCGGGACTGACTCGACTGCAGGCACCCGTTTCGGCGCCTGTGCGGGTTTCGGTGGTGGGGTCGGATGGACCACTTGCGCGTATGTAGGTGCAGTTTTCTGCACTACAGCCTGTTTCTTGTCCGCGGCCAGAGGGGGACGGAGCACTTTAGCTGGAAGGAGACGGTCCTGAATTCCTTCCATTTGAGCTTTAATCATAAAGCCCACCGACGACATTATAGAGGCCTTAAATTCCTCCAAAGCCTGTGTGTCCCGCACAGTGCTGGTGGACGCCTCATTTGCCACTGCCACCGTGGTCCGCATTTCTGCAAACTCACGGCGGTGGGCTTTTAACTCAGTCTTGAGGCTGTCCACCTCCTTGCGCAGGCGGCCATTATCAGCGCGAAGCCTGCGCGTCTCTTCCGCCTCGGTCCTTGATGCCAGAGCATCTACGATGGACTGGAGCGAAGATGCAGATTCTTTGAGCTTCTTGATGAAGCCACCCTTCAGGTTGCTGGATTTCTGGGCAATCTCCAGAATAAGTGCTGCATTGCGACCAGCCTCCGCACGCAGCTCCTCTGCACCCAATTTTAGGGGATCCTCCCTACGGACCTCCGAGGAAGAGGATTCCTCAGAGTCAAGCGCGATTACAGCCGTCTCCTTACGGAAAGCCCGACTTCTCAAGGAGCGCTCAAACGCCTCCTCCCTAGCCTCGGCGGCCTTTGCTTTAAGCTCGGCTTTGGCGCGAGCGAGGCCAGTTCCGCGTCCCTTGGAAGTGAGCTTCCCCCGGCTAGCACTGTTACGTTTCGCCGCCGATCTGATTTCGGTCTCCGTATCCGAACCGGAATCAAAGAGCGCAAGGCCCACAAGTGGGCGTTTACGCCCAGCATTTGCGTCGGACGACGACAACTCCGTGTCGACGtccatcaaaaaaaaaaaaaaaaaaaaaaaaaccaacgaacaatcaaacgaaacaaaagaaaacaaaaataccctatataaatttaaaaagtgaaaataattgaacaacaaaaacaaatcaacaaacaacagtgaaaaccaacataaccaatctcaagacgaaacaacaatccatttgcacagccgagttcagaatatgtcacaacagaaacaacaaaaacccTTAAAGAAAGCCAAAGTAGTCGTAAAAACATCCACAACGCATAGATAACGCAGCCAAAGCCACGATGTTTCGCTTCAGTTAGTATTCGTAACTTGCTTCATAACACCGGTATCTAGGTGATCCTACTCAACACCTATTCTACCGCCTAACAGCAATACCTAGTATTGTAacattccagtttgaagggtgagtgagccagtgtaactacaggcacaaagacaCATATTTCCCTATGATATGGTGTTCCCAAGGTTAGCGGCTAATTGAATTTGTAAgggatgggtaatatttcttacagtatgggtatatgtctatgggtgttggtgacgaCTTATTATCAGATAACCCATTTGCAAGTTTGCCTGccaatatcaataattaaaaaataccttatttAGTGGTATAAAGACATGATAGAAAATACGGAACCAACCAGGACAGATTTTGTGTCTCATTCGTCTGGCAATACTTAAGACAGAACAATTAAAGcttttgtgtattttaatacGCTTGTTCCAATATGTGATTGatgacttaataatatttaaattaaaaatacgcaGAACCTCTACACCTCTTAGCATATACTCGTTAATGAGTCTAAAACCAGTTTCAATGTGACGACATTCATGTTTTTCGCCCAAAGGCTGacgataatttatttgaatttttcaaCAAGGATAAGCTCCTACAAATCTTTTTATAGGCGTGATTTTTGCTATTCTGTGCAATTATTATTCTTTGTGGTTTTTTATTGTTGTGGttacaagtaatataatttaaaagtacgtTATTCTAACTAACTTATacaaaaattcattaattaaaataaaacgaaacgattcttgttgattttatataacaacataGATAACTtttagtttttcattttattcctTCCAAAAATAGTCTATAAATCTATTGGAAGTCTCTTTGCTGTACGTTGTTATAGCAAAGAGATTCTCCAAACACCCTTTGAAGCCTCTCAATACACGTTTTGCTTATCAGATTACATCatgatgattataataattcaaaaaaaatatgttagatTCAAAATGCTAAGCTAAACCAAATCTATGTCGGTCAAGGTAAGTCAGATATAACAATAAATCTGACTAcgtaatttcataaatattcaacataaaagttttataacaatCGAAAACAGCTTTTGAAAGAAACTGGAAAAAACAAAtccctttataatattagtcgatataattaatcttataatcATATCTGTACAAATACCTACATATACAATACTTCTAGTTTGTAAGTAGTAACTGCTACATACGACGAATGCGATACCTCTGatacagttaaataataataaaaatataatacttttattgcaaaataaaatttcactgtttttaattttgtaattgtattatcaattgaatttcataaaatattaaagatatcgTTAACAATGTATCGTTCATTTCAAATGATAATTCCTCAAAGTAACAGTATGACCTTGTTTCTCCCCAGATGTCAGTATTGAGAGCGATCGCTATTTTCCTTTGCGGGTTAATATTGCAAGTATGCAGTGCGCAGATGATGTTCCCTGGATCCTGCCCAGATGTAGCCGCTATGAGTGATTTTAATGCTAATCGAGTAAGTGCTTGTGTTTAACGTgatctttatttattgatatttcaaCGTCTAAACCAACGTAGCAGTGTTACATTGTGATGGCACATATGTTTTGATTTGTACTTTTGGTGATATTGTCATAATTTACTTGAATACCTCTTTGGTCtggtggctagatataaggccgcagatcccgaggccCTAGGTTCAAAAAAAGGCCTGcgaaaagttattaggtttttttgtcgaagattctcagtagcaacccggaatctggaagttggaagtgtgtacttcTTCTACTTTcttactcccgtgcctcggaaagcacggcCGTGCTTTGAGGCCTGTCGGATTGCCGGATTGCTCACTATAGTATATATCCACTGTTGGCTattttctcttgagattggccgccgtaactgaaatcggtcaggaggacattatcacCAACATCatgttatatattcatatagtaattttttatgtgaaacttctttaattattattttatgtgaaatttGAAACGTGATAAATAGTAAATCATAAGTTACCGTTTACgtctatgtatttataaataattaacgctTTTTACAtgttaagtattataaaataaacaaattattatacattatacatattataaattagattgtattataatttgtatataatgcttagatatatatatacatatatatatatatatgtatatgctatatatatatatatatatatatatatatatatatatatatgtatagacagcaaaaatgcatttttttcatgttaaaaACGGCTTTTAATCCATTAGTAAATATgggataatttaaaactatttatttacgttaaaatttgtCTTATCGATTTCAGTACTTGGGTAAATGGTATGAAGCTGAGAAATATTTCGCAGCATTCGAATTCGGAGGCAAGTGTATCACTGCCAATTATGATCTGAATGAAAATGGTGTAATAAGCGTCCTCAATAGACAGATAAGCTCTTTGTAAGTAATTAATCTGATAttccataatttaaatatgtcactatttatttttatgaattcagTCCATCAGCGTATTGGAAAGTAGCAAGTCCCTATTATATTCGACAAagcgaatattatttttatactaagtattcaataatttattcattaaaatgcttaatttgtacagtattaaataatataatgaaactttgcaaatattatctatatatttgaagaatacctaccaatatattaatatttatcacgtTCAAAATGCAtaaggaatttttatttttctaccaccagtactggCATGAAGTCCGAGATAAAAGGGGAAGCGATGCAAGTGAGCCGGTCCGATGTAGGCAAGCTCTCTGTCCGGTTCCCATCTCTACCCGTCAAGGTGGACGCACCCTACTGGGTCGTTGACACCGACTACGACAACTTCGCACTAGTGTGGAGTTGCTACGAATTTGGCGTCTTCCATACAAGTATgtagtttatttacttttaaatagttGCATTTTAGTTcagtatatgtaattataatttaaatagtatacaCGTTTGTATGCGTGAAGGtcattacttactttttatttaagttctgtTAAATGATATTCTCTGTTAATAAAAGGTAAaggtaagatatatttaaaatcagatacgtacgtacgtacacgcacgaaaatataattaaacaatatgtatatttcttGTAGGGAATGCATGGATATTAACCAGAGAGCGAGACCCACCTGTTGAAACTTTAGAAAAGGCGTACGCAGCCGCTGATAAGAACAACATCAACCGAACTTACTTCCTGCGAACAGACCAAAAGAATTGCCCTAGCGATGACTAAATgactaaatacaaaatattccaaaaataaattctatatacGATATTCCAAGAAAAtgtgttattaatattcaatgcatttataaatgttatctgTAGCTTTCTTGTAATGAGGGGGCTTTCTTTGTGCGTATTTGTTTGAATTCCACCtacacaataatttttaaatatatgttttaattcacTATGAAAATTATACACTTCGTTATTACTTTGTCAAGATTAATTCATATGTATGGTATTTGTAATAGTATGGTTTTGATATTATTACAGATATCTAGAACCTTTTTgaactaaaaactttttaacttgAAAAAGAACTGTTTTATCCTATTATATGTGATTTATATGTTATGTGTGTTAACATTTAGCAAGAAAATGTAGAACGAAATtggattttaagttttaacGTTGCTACCAGAAATTGAATACGCAACAaaccttaaataattaatatcgtttgcctatatatttttattatgtaccaATAATAAGTTTTGACACTTTTTAACTCAAGATTTTTTAGCAGTAAATATAATGTGTGCAtacatataattactattattatttaatatgtccCTTAAGATGAAATATGGAAGGTTGTTGTTAATTTGAAATGACATACAAAAATCGCACGaaatataaaacctatttaatgcaaaacaattaaacatattaaaataaggaTAAACTTTAAGGTTTTGTTATGtacttaagtataataataatttcaaaagttacatattggtattatttgtttatagtaaatatatgctTCAGCCTTTcacgattatatatattatttttagatttttttacatgTCTAAACGATATTTTGACTTGCAGTTAAGTCGCCGACCCAGACCTTGCTCCTAGCTCTTGTCTATCTTTGAACGCAAAAACGAGTAAAAAGTATAAAgtgttttttcttatataaatccATTGATATTTATTGTAACATATTCAAAAAAGGATGAACTTTccaaaatacaaagaaaatgttattactttaatataaataaataaattgcaagtTTATTTGGtagaatttatgtaaaaaatatatatttttaaaccacCTTTTCACACTTTTTACTCGCCCTTATCAAAGTCTTTTCAGTCACGCAAAAGCATAACGCGAATATAATTCGTGTTTGTCGACTTAGACGTTTGTGCGTGCGGAGCCGTGGGCCTTATCTTGGGGTCTTTGtcccaaatatttaaataaaattatatataaaaattatgaaagcatatatatatatattattagttatatatctaagtcaaaatttaaaaatagttatatagttctaaactttaataaaaatgtcacaTCTATTCACATATTTTGGGTAAACAGTATAACATATACATCTCTTATTCTTTCctttaattcttttatattttatcatcctTACTACATTTTCAACGCATAATATGatgtctttttaattaaaaataaaataaaaatagtcttCATATTATTTCGTCAGACCAAAATGGTTGCGAaactctataaataaatttcatttaaatagaatatgtaaaaaacttaacatttaaaatacaaaacacctatgtttttatgattttataatgtaCGAACGCAGAACGTTATGGGCCATTGTGATGTACACAAACAATAGCCGGTGTGATTAATTCTCAACCGTAGAACAATTTTTACTTCTAAACTCGGGCGCGCAAGTGTGTTTTTCCTTTACTCCGGacctttatttgtttattatcatacaaattctattaaaaaggatacaatttcaaaataatgacTATTAAAACTATATCTTTAGGTATGTCAAATATCTAAGTAAATGTTTACTTTAAGAATCCTTAGTTGTGAATGTTGTGATTAAGTCGGCGTGCTATCGTCGGAATGCCAACTTTTTCGTTTTTCTCTCGTAGCTTCGTCATATGTGGGTGgtggtggtaagtggtcgctCTTTGTCTTCGCGGGCTTAGGAGCTGGCGCGAGGCGGTCCTCTTCAGCTTCCTCTGGAATAGAGTCTCTCCGGCGGTCGTACTCGGAGAGTGCGGGTTGGGATATATTGTTGCGTTGGGTTAGCTTGGGCGCGCTGTTTGCTAGCTACGAAAATGTATATGTGTTgtacatatttcaaaaaaaatcttatcaaattattttaatacatacatcGCTATATTCATATTAAGCAAACAAAATTAACACAAACCTAAATAAGAGGTTTTGGCTATTGGATTTTTATACGTATTACATAGTCTTATGCGAAAATATCGtgattttctttttcaaaagTTATTTTCTATATCAATGTACACATTTGCAATTTATAAGCAAtacgattttaaaataagtacatcagcctttttatatattctttaatgtTGTGACAATATTTTAGCGCTATAGCGTGACATTCATTGATGActtaaaaatgattaacttcaaacttaaaatatttaattcacaaGGAATTCAGATTTGCTAATAATGACATGTACAAAATCGCGATCAAAACTAAAACcttcaaataataatgttttgatgTAAAAAATCATGCTTCCTAATTGATAGAGAATATTAATTCCTTATTTGTATACTCTTGAGTGTTTTTTGAATATGTTATCATTTTGTAATCAAAgctataaattttca comes from the Nymphalis io chromosome 1, ilAglIoxx1.1, whole genome shotgun sequence genome and includes:
- the LOC126769516 gene encoding apolipoprotein D-like, which translates into the protein MKMSVLRAIAIFLCGLILQVCSAQMMFPGSCPDVAAMSDFNANRYLGKWYEAEKYFAAFEFGGKCITANYDLNENGVISVLNRQISSFTGMKSEIKGEAMQVSRSDVGKLSVRFPSLPVKVDAPYWVVDTDYDNFALVWSCYEFGVFHTRNAWILTRERDPPVETLEKAYAAADKNNINRTYFLRTDQKNCPSDD